The Parvibaculum sp. DNA segment CCGAAGCTGCAACGCGCGTCATGGCTGGCGGCACCCCTTTGGGCTTCGGTCCGTCCTCAGCGATAAACGACGACGGCGTCGCGGCGCAGGTCACGCAGGTGACGGCGTCCCATCATCGACAATTGCTGTTCGTAGAGCGTGTCGTCGATCTGTTCGCGCGTCGGCATTTCGCCCTGTGCCGGCCTGTGCGCGCAGACGACAAGCATCTCGACGCCGCGTTCGCTGCGGATCGGCTCGGTTACGCCGCCCACCGGCACGCGCGCGACTGCCTGCCTGACACGCGGCTCCAGTTGTCCGGCAATCACCTGTTGCGGCGGCGAGGACGTGCCGCTCAGATACTTGCGGATCAACTCCGCCCCCATTTCGCACGACGTCACCTGCGAACGAAACTCCTGCGCCTCGCGCGCGCGCCGGTTGACGGCGGCGGCCTCGGCGTCCGGCGTCAGTGGCAGCAGCACCTGCATCAGCGAGTACTGGTCGCGCATCGGGTCTGCGCCTGTACCCGTTTGCATGGAGCGGACCTCTATGATGTAAAATCCGTTCATCGTACGGATCGGATCCGAGATCATGCCGGTCTGCATGTTGGCCACGACATCGCCGACACCGTCGGGAAGCTGGCTTGCATGTACCCATCCGATATCGCCGCCATTGGCGGCGGAGGCCGACTGACTGAATTGCCGCGCCACCGCCTCGAACGGCGCCCCCTCGCGCATCTGTTCGACAAGGCGCTGCGTTCCGGCGGCGATTTCCTCGGCATGTCCGGGGCTGTCGAACGTGATCAGAATTTCGGAAATGAGGTAACGCGGCTGGTCGGCTTCTTCTTCCAGCCGCCGCAACACCTCATCGATTTCATTTTGCCCGACGGTCACGAGCCCGCCGAACTGCTGCTGAACGACGCGGTTCCAGGCGATGTCGGAGGCAATCTGCGCCTCCAGCGCCGATCTCGACACGCCGCCTTCCTTGAGAAACTCTTCGATCTGCTCGACCGTCATGTTCGAGCGCTGTGCGATCCGTCCGAGCGCGGTGTTCAGTTCTTCCTGTGTAACGTTAATGTTCAGCCGTCGCGCTTCCTGCCTTTGAAGATATTCGTCGACAAGCGAGCGCAACACCTGGTCGCGAATACGCGAAACGTTTTCGGGCGTATTGGGAATGCCGGAACTGACCATAACGAGCTTCACCCGCTGCTCGAGATCGTAGGACGAAATGATCTGGTCGTTGACGATCGCCGCAATGGCTTGCGAATCCGTCGTCTGGTTCGTGTCCTGGGCGATGGCCGTGCCGGCGGGCAGGGAAGCCGACACGAAGATGCAGGCAAGCGCCACGCCGCGTATCGACCTGAACAAACGGCCCCCGGCGGGCGTACCGGCGCTCGCAAGCATATCTGACTTCATCGTGACTTTCTTGAGGGCCCGGGGGCCCCTCCTGGTTTGATCCGTTTGCGGGTTTCCCCGATCCGCTGCGCGACAGAATACTTGAATCATGCCTCTAATCAACCTGTCGCCTCCGGCTGCGAACCGCAAAAAAGCGTCCGTTTTCAGAGGCTTGCGCGATGGCTGCCGCTTCGAGGCCGTCAGTTGATGCCGGGCGCGCCCGCCACCCGCGCAGCGCCCAGCGTTTTGAGCGTAATCTGCAAAGTAACCGAGCTTTCCGGCTCGATGTCGCGGTCCCGGATGAAGGATTGGTTGAAGCTGAGCGCGAAGTCGAAGCATTCGTCCTCATAGCCGACACCGATCCTGCTTGCGACGGCGCGATCGTTGGCGATGTCGTATCGGGTGCGGCCGAACAGGCTCCAGTATTCATCCAGCCTGACCGTCGCGCCGAGGAAAACTTCCTCGCGCGATATGAACGTCACCGACTGGTCGGCGGCAAAATAGGCATACCCGAACTGGCCGCTCAAGCGGCCGGTCTGGCCGATCAGGTTCACCTCATTGCGCCTGATCTTGTAGCGTTCGTCGTCGATCCGGAAGCGATAGGTTACGAGAAGATCGTCCGAAGGAGCGACGCTGATCCGGCCGACATAGTCGGAGGATTGATCGCTCAGCCCCGTATCGGGCGTAAGGCTGGTGTTGTCGTGGACACGGAAACTCTGTCCGAGAAGTGCCGAGGCCTGCCCGCCGCCAGGCAGGAACACCGAGTAGCGAACGCCGACATTTGCACGCGCACCCGTTTCCCACCGGTCGAGGCCGACGAAACGATCTTCCGAGAAGAGGTTTGTGTCGTCGAACTCGAAACTCAGCGAGTCTTCGTCGGGAATTTTGACCGTGTTGCCGACATCCGGCGAATAGATGAGTTGCACGATTGGTTCGATAACCTGCCTGAACCCGTTGTCGGAACGGGCCAGCGGATAGCTCCATTCGGTGCCGATTGTCGGCAGGCCGCGCGCCATCGTCGTGCTGGCGAAGGTGGTGCCGGGCACCGACGGGTTCGGTACATCTTCCACGGAATAGATGTCGCCGCGTAGACTGGCGAATAGCCGATAGACGATACCCGCCGCGCTGGTGCGGCGCCGGTCCCATTCGACCTCTGCGGAAATGCGCCGCGAACTCGCGCCGGCGCTGCGCTCGAGCACCATAGCATTGGCCGCAAAGCCGACGCGCCCGCCGGCCACCTGCTCGGGGTACGAATAGTTGTACTGCAAAATGGGCGCGACCCACGGCGTCGTCGCGTTGCTGTCGGCCGCCAGCAGACCGCGAAAGTAATAGGCGTCAGCGGTAAAGCTGTTGCGTCCGTCGACATAGGTGGCGTTGACATTGTTGATGAGGTCTGTCGCCAAGGACATGTCGTATTTGCGCAGATAGGTGTCGTCGGTCGTAAGTTCTGTCTGGAAGCCCCACCGCCAGTGCTCATTGACGACAAAATCGCCGTCACCGAACAGGCTGCCGCGAAAATCGGCGTCGCCCGGCGTTCCGGCCGTCTGTGTATGCGGCCATGTGCCGGTGCCGAACATCTTGAATTGCCCGCTCTCGATACGCTGACGGTATTCGCCTTTATAGATGACGCCTTCCTTGGTCGTGAACCGCGGGCTGAGCGTGACATCCTTGTCGGGTGCGATAGCCCAGTAGTAGGGAATTTCCACTTCCTGGCCGAGATCGCTCGAACTGGCCAGTTTCGGCGGCAGAAAACCCGATTGCCGCTTCACGGTCGGATCGGGCTGCGAGAAATAGGGAACATAGGCAACGGGAATGCCGAAAAATTCCAGATATGCGTCCTCATAAATAATGCGTTGTTCTTCACGATTGTGGATGACGCGAAATGCCTTGATCTGCCAGAGCGGCGTCGTCTGACCTTTTTCCTCGCAAATGTCGCAAGGGCTGTATACGGCACGGTGCATCGTCGTCATGTTGCCGCCAGTACGTACGACGTCGTGCCCGGCGAGCCGCGAATTGTCGCTCAGCAACACCCGGAGTGTCTGGATCACCCCGTCTTTCATTTCATTTCGCAGGACCAGACGGTCGGCGAACGCGACGTCGCCTTGCGGATCGAGCAACGACACATTGCCGTCAGCGGTCACCACGCCGGTGGTCTCTTCGTAGGTCACGCGGTCGGCGAGAAGTACGCGGGACCCAAAAGCAATTTCGACATGCCCCGTCGCCGTTACGACACGCGTGTCATGGTCGTAGGTCAACTCGTCGGCCTGCATCAGAACTTCGCCGGACTGCTGAAACGACCGTTCGGGCCCGCCGGCAAGCGCCTGCGTGCCGCCCTGCGCCAGCGCGGCACCGGCGGCCGGCAGGCATAGCGCCAGCGCCATTGCGACAACGCGCCCGCCCTTCCAGAGGTCGCAGCCGCCAAACCCCATCCATTGCCCCCGTGTCACGTCTGCGTCTCGCCCCCTGCCGGCCGGAATCGCACCCGGCCCCGCTCAATATCTAACCGTCTTCGAGGTGAAAGAGAACCGCAAGCCCCAAAAGCATGACCACGACCGATGGTGCCCAGGCCGCAAGCAGCGTTGGCAGTATTCCTGACAGGCCGAGGGCGAGCGAGAGATCGCTGAGGAAATAGACCAGAAAGCCCGAAAATATGCCGCCGAGGACGACCTGTATGAAGCCGCCGGAGCGCGCGGTACGCATCGAGAACGCCGCCGCGACCAGCACCATGGTGCAGAGCAGCGCGGGCGTGGCCAGAATCTGGTGGAAATGGAGTTTATAGCGCCGCGCCGAAAAGCCGGCCGCTTCGGCGGTCTGGATGAAGTTCGGCAGGTCCCAGAACGAAATCGTATCGGGACGCGCGAAGCTCTCCTGAACCTGTTCTGCCGTTAGCGACGTTTCCTGCTGATAGGTCTCGTAGTGGCGGGGTTGGTCGTTAGTGAGCAATACCCACACATCGTTTAGCGCCCAATGGCCGTCGCGAAGCACGGCCTCGCGTGCGTCGATACGTCCGAGGAACGTATTGGCGTTGCCATAGAGAAATATCGTGACGTCGAAGAGCTCGACCCCCTGTTCGCTCATGCGCAATGCGTGAACGACCGATTGGCCGGTCGAGTCGGCCTGACGCAGCCACAACCCGTTCGACGACAAGGCGAGGAAGTTCGTTCGCTGATCGATATATTTCGCTTCGAACTGCCGAAACTGCGTTGCCAGTGTCGCGGAAAGCGGGTTGTAGACCGTCACGACGAACGAGCCGATGACGAAAGAAACGACGAGCGCCGGCGCGATGAATTGCCAGACCGACACGCCGGCTGCCCGCGCCACAACCAGTTCGTTGTTGCGGCTCAGCCGCAGAAACGCCGCCATGCCGCCGAAGAGAAAGGCAAACGGCAAGGTTTTGCCGCCGACTCTGGGCAGTTCCATCAGTGCCATTGATGCCAGGAGCCCGAACGTAACGCCCGGTTTGTTGGCGCCGCGGCGGAGCAGTTCGACAAGCTCGATCGTGAAGATGAGGGTAAGAAAGACGGCGAATGTCAGCAGCACGACAAGCAGAAACTGCCGGCCCAGATAGTATGACAGTGTCCACGAGATATTCATGAGCGAGCCCCGCTGCCAGGAAGTCGCGGCAGTGGCAACCGTTGCAGGATCGGACCGAAGCGAACGCCGCCGACAATGGCGAGTGAGATGGCGCATGCCGCGAGCGGCACGAGATACACCAGGGGCACGATACTGAGATCGTTCTTGGAGGTGTTGGCGAGCGCGAAACCCGCAACACGCAACACCAGCGCAGCACCCGCCGCCGCGGCCATGCGCATTGCATATCCGCGCCGATTGAACGGTGCCGGAAGCAACGCGGCAAGAGCTATCAGCGCCAATGCCATCGGGAATATCCCCTCGGCCAGCCGCTCATGGGCGTCGGCGAGAAGCTTGTTCCGGTGCGACTGGCCGTAGGTGTCGTCGGCAGACGGATTTACAAGTTCGTTGAAATAACGTTCACGCCCCTCATAGACCAGCGCCGGCTGGTTCTTCAGATAGGGCGAAAGGTCGAACGTGTATTTGTCGAAAAAAAGCAACGTAGCGGCGCCGCGTTCCTTGGCTTCGTCGCGCGACACGCGCTGGATATTGCCGTTGAACATCACCAGCAGCGGACCACGCGGTCCCTGCACCATGCTTCCCGTTTCGGCCATGTAGGTGATGGGTTCGTTGGGATTGCGGCTGTCATGCACCAGAACGCCGTGCGTGGTGCCGTCCGGCGCCCGCTCTCTCACATAGACCGTCAGGCCGGTCGTCGGATTGGTGAAGGTGCCTTCGCGAATCATCGACGAAGTGACATCCGTGCGGATGTCGTAGATTCGGCTCTTGAGTTCCCGCATTCCGGCCGGAGCGATATAGACGCTGAAGGACAGTACGATGAACGACACGGCCATTGCGATTGCAAGGATCGGCTTGGCGACCGCCCAGAGGCTGACGCCAGCCGAAAACATCACCACGATTTCGCTGTCGGCGATGAGTTTGTGCAGTGTGTAGAGCAGCGCGCAAAAGAGCGAAATCGGCAGCACGATGATGAGCGTGCTGGGCAGGGCGAGCGCGGTCAATTGAAAGAAGGCGACAAGCGTCTGGCCCTGCGTGATCATCACGTCGAGCATGCGCAGCGCCTGCGTCAGCCAGATGATGCCGGTCAGCACCACGGTCGCCACGACGAAGGGCCCGAGCGCCTGAACGAATATATAGCGTGACAAACCCTTCAACATGAGCCCGGCCCCCGACCGGAAATCCGATATTCGCAAGGACGGGACCGCTCCCGGCGGCTTCCGTCCGCGATTGCCGACGATGGCTTTCCCTTGCCGCCGATTCAGCTAGGATGTACGGCAATTTGTCGGGTTCTATTGAGAGAAATGGTTATCCCATTTCGGCTGGGGGGAAAAGGCGTTAGAGGCTTTTTCCGATCCGTTGACCGGCCGAATCGGTGACATGCGGGCCCGAATCCGGACTTAGAGTTAATCAGAAGAGGCCATCGATGAATATTTCCTTTGCCGACATCTCGCTCGCAAAGCCTGGGGCGCTCGCCGTGCTGGTGACCGAAGGCGCGTCGCCGCGCGGTGCCGCCGCCGATCTTGACGGCAAGACCGGTGGCGCGCTGAAGCGGGCGATGAAGGCGGCCGGCTTCTCCGGCAAGGCCGGTTCGGTTCTGGAAGTCATCGGCACACGCGGCGTTGCCGCCGGACGCATCCTTCTCGTCGGTCTCGGTAAATCGGCCGACCTGTCTGCTGCCGGTATGGAGAAGGCGGGCGGCGAATTGATCGGCCGCATCGAAAAGACGAAGGAAACGTCGCTGTCGATCGTGCTCGACGGCATTTCGGCCGCGAAGCTGCCGGCGGGCGAAGCGGCGGCCCGCATAGCTTTCGGCGCCCGGCTGCGCGCCTACCGCTTCGACAAGTACAAGACGAAAAAGAAAACCGATGAATCAAAGGCCGGCCTCAAATCGCTGACCGTGATGACGCGCGCTGCCGCATCCGCTCGCAAGGACTATGCGACGCTGTCGAAGATCGCCGACGGCATGTTCCTGACGCGCGAGCTCGTCAACGAGCCACCGAATGTTCTGTTCCCCGGTGAGTTCGCAAAGCGCGCCCGTGCGCTGTCCAAACTCGGCGTAAAGGTCGAGGTGCTTGGCGAAGCGCAGATGAAGAAACTCGGCATGGGCGCGCTGCTCGGTGTCGGACATGGCAGCCAGCACGAAAGCCATCTCGTCGTCATGCGCTGGACGGGCGGCAAGGCGGGCGAGAAGCCGGTGGCCTTTGTCGGCAAGGGCGTTTGCTTCGACACCGGCGGTATCTCGCTGAAACCGCCGGCCGGCATGGAGGACATGAAAGGCGACATGGGCGGCGCGGCCTGCGTCACCGGCTTGATGCATGCGCTTGCCGCGCGCAAGGCGAAGGTCAACGCGGTCGGCGTCATCGGTCTCGTCGAGAACATGCCGGACGGCAAGGCGCAGCGGCCCGGCGACATCGTTACCTCCATGTCGGGGCAGACCATCGAAATCATCAACACCGATGCCGAAGGCCGCCTCGTGCTCGCCGACGCGCTCTGGTACACGCAAAATCGTTTCAAGCCGAAATTCATGGTCGATCTCGCGACGCTGACAGGCGCGATTATGGTCGCCCTCGGCAAGGAGTACGCCGGGCTCTTTTCCAACAACGACAAGCTGTCGAAGCAATTGTCCGAGGCCGGCGAGGCCGAGAGCGAGAAGGTCTGGCGCATGCCGATGGGCGCCGCCTACGACAAGCAGATCGATTCGCAGTTTGCGGACATGAAAAACACCGGCGGCCGCGATGGCGGTTCGATCACCGCGGCGCAGTTTCTCGAACGCTTCGTCAACAAGACCACTTGGGCGCATCTCGACATCGCCGGCACGGCGATGGCCTCACCCAAAACCGCGATCAACCAGAGCTGGGGTTCGGGTTGGGGTGTGCGCCTGCTCAACCGCCTGGTCGCCGACCACTACGAAGCGTGACAGTTCGGTGGCAGTACGATGACAGAGGTGCTGTTTTACCATCTGCAGAACGCGCCGCTGGAGCGTGTATTGCCGCAATTGCTGGAGCGTTCGCTGGAGCGCGGCTGGCAGGCGGTGGTCCGCGCCGGTGGCGCCGAGCGGCTCGAAGCGCTCAACAATGCACTCTGGACCTATAGCGACGACAGCTTCCTGCCGCATGGCAGCCGCGACGATGGCCCCCCCGAGACAACGCCGATTTTCCTGACGACCGGGGACGAAAATCCCAATGGCGCCAAGGTGTTGTTCCTGGTCGACGGCGCTGCGCCCGGCCCGCTTGACGGTTATGAGCGTTGCGTTCTGATGTTCGACGGTCGCGACGACCTGGCGGTTGGCGCGGCGCGCGAACACTGGAAGGTATTGAAGGCCGAAGGTCACGATGCGACCTATTGGCAACAGAACGATGCCGGAAAGTGGGAGAAGAGAGCCTGAGCCTCGACCGCCGAAAGTCTCTCGACGATTGATCGGCCATCGAGCCGGGCTCATAGTCCACGACGAGTTTCAGGGGATGGGGAGGAAGTGTCATGCCGGTCTGGTTGCGCCGCACACTGATTAGTCTGGGCGTGCTCGCCGTGGTCGCGGGCGGCGCCTATTATTGGCTCATTGTCGAAAGCCGCATGCCCTCGGACGCGGCATTCGCGCTCGATATCGGCGAGATTCGCCGCATGGTCGCCGCGACGCCGGGCGACAAGCCGGCATCGGTCGAGGTCGAACGCGTCGGCGCGTTTCAGTTTCCGGCAACGGCGATTGTTGCGGGCGATGGCTGGGGCTCGCGCGATATGCCGGTCTTTTCCTTCCGTCTCGTATATCCCGACACGAGCATCATCGTCGATACGGCGCTGAACGAAGAGCTGGGGCAGGGAAATCTGGTCTCTTTTGACGCCGATGCCTATGCGCGAATGGAGGCGGCAATGACATCGGCGTCGCTGATCGTCATCACGCATGAGCATATGGATCACATTGGCGGACTGACGGCTCATCCGGATCTGGAAGCGGTGCTCCCTTCGACGAAACTTACCCGTGAGCAGGTCGAAAATCCCGCCCGCAGCGTGCCGGCGCGCTTCCCGGACGGTGCACTCGATGGCTACCAGCCGCTCGAATACGAGCAATATCGTGTGGTCGCGCCTGGCGTTGCGTTGATCAAGGCGCCGGGCCACACGCCGGGCAGTCAGATGGTCTATGTGCAGAAGGCGAACGGCGAGGAGCTACTCCTGATCGGCGACGTCGCCTGGCACTTTCGCAACATCGAACTGCTGCGCGAACGCGCCCGACTGGTCACGCAGTTCTACCTGAACGAAGATCGGACCGCGGTCTTCGGCCAGCTCGCCGCATTGTTCCGGCTGAACCAGGCGGAACCTGACATTGCCATCGTACCGGGTCACGATGCGGGGGTCGTGGACGGCCTGTTGGAGGCAGGTATTCTGACGCTCGGCTTCTCGGTCGAATAGGTGGCGCGGCCGGGCGGGGAGATACAATGTTCCGAAAGGCGCAATGCTGGCTGATCGCGGCGCTCGCCTGCGTTGCGATTGATGGTGGGCCGGCTTCGGCGAGCACGGCGGATCGAACGGTCGTCGTTGCGCTTTTCGACGGTTTTGCGCCCGCGATGGTGAAGTCGACCGACACGCCGAATCTCGACCGGATGCAGGCCGAGGGCGCCTGGTCGCACCGGCTGGCGCCGGTTTTTCCATCCGTGTCGCTGACCAATCATGTGAGTTTCACCACCGGCTGCTGGCCCGCGGGCCACGGCATTCTCTCCAATATCTTTTTCGATCCGAAACGCGGCCGCTTCGATCACAGCTACGACGCCGACTGGCGGACCGGCTGCGAAACCATGTGGGAGGCGGCGGAGCGGCAAGGCGTTGTGGCGGCGGCCTTGCAGATCGCCGGTCGCGGCTCGGGCACCAGAGGCAAGCTTGCAACGCATGCGAACTGGCCGAGACCGCACATGACCGACGATCAGGTTGTCGAACGGGCGATCGAACTTCTGTCGATGAAAGGCGCCGATCGCCCGCGATTGATCGCGCTCTATTTCACGGGACCCGACGGCACGGCACATCGGACGGGCACACTATCCGCCAATACGCTGACAGTCGTACGCCGGAGCGACGCAATCGTCGGTAAGCTGATGAAAGCAATCCGTGCATTGCCGCGCGAACGCGAGGCGACGCTCATCGTCGGCACCGATCACGGCATGATGGATGTCGGGCCGCTGATCAACATTGCCCGCATCATGAACAAGCACGAAATCAAGGGCAGGGTCGCCGCAGCCGGGGCAAGCGCCTATATTTACCTCAACAAGAACGAGGATGCTGCCCGTGTCGAGCGGGTCTTGAAGGGATACGGCTCTGCCTTCGACGTTTACCGCAGGGGATCGCATCCGGCTTTTGCGAAGCTCGGCACGGGGCCGCGCACAGGCGACCTCTTGCTGGTTGCAAAAGCGCCGCACTGGATCGAGGGACCGGAAGTATTTCCCGACTACGCCCATATGCTCGGCGTCACGACCGTGTGGCCGGAAATTTTCACGCCACCCGTGAGCGTGCAACGCGCGGCACATGGCTACGATCCCGCCACAGTGACGCAGATGCACGGCATCTTCTATGCCTGGGGTTCAGGCGTCGCGAAAGGCAAGCGGTTCGGCCGCATCGACATTGTCGACGTCCATCCGACCGTCATGGCGTTGCTCGGTCTGAAGCCCGGAAAGGGCGCCCAAGGCAAGGCGCTCGCGCTCGGCCGCTAGTCGGCTGCCGCCATCGCCTCTTCGTAACTCGTGCTCGCTTCGAGCCACAGCTCTTCGGCCCGTGCCCGCGCTCTCAATGCTTCGGCGCGATCCTTTGACGCCGCGCTCACCGCCGCCGGATCGGCTGTAACGGCCGGGTCGGTAAGTCTGGCGTCCAGCGCATCGATGATCTTCTGGATGCGCGCAATCTCCTGTTCGGCGGCTTGTGCCTTTTTCTTGAGCGGCGCCATCTGTTCGCGCTTTTGCGCGGCGAGGCGGCGCGCTTCGCGCTTGTCGTTGGACGGACGAGGGGCGGGCGGCGGCGCATCGGCACCGGCATTGTCCTCGGCCACGAGCGGCCGTACGCGCCGCGCCGGGTCGAGCAACCACTTCCGATAATCGTCGAGATCGCCGTCATAGGGCGCAACCGTACCGTCCGCGACAAGCCACAACCGGTCGGCGCAGGTCTCGACCAGATGCCGGTCATGCGAAATCAGAATGAAAGCGCCGTCATACTCGTTGATCGCCATCACGAGGGCCTCGCGGCTGTCGACGTCGAGATGGTTGGTCGGTTCGTCGAGAATGATCATGTGCGGCTTGTGGAAGGTGGCGATGGCAAAGAGCAGACGCGCCTTCTCGCCGCCCGACAGTTTCTCGACCCGCGTATCCGCCTTGTCGGCGCCGAAGCCGTAGGAGCCGGCGCGGGCGCGCACCTGTGCGATCGTCGCATCCGGCATCAGCTCGCGGAAATGCTCGTAAGGCGTGTCGCCCATGTTGAGTTCGTCGAGCTGGTGCTGCGCGAAATAGGCGATACGAAGCTTCTTCGATGCATATTTGTGGCCGGCATCGACACGCAAGCGGTCGCAAAGCAGCTTGGCGAAGGTCGACTTGCCGTTGCCGTTGGCGCCGAGCAGCG contains these protein-coding regions:
- a CDS encoding ectonucleotide pyrophosphatase/phosphodiesterase, with product MFRKAQCWLIAALACVAIDGGPASASTADRTVVVALFDGFAPAMVKSTDTPNLDRMQAEGAWSHRLAPVFPSVSLTNHVSFTTGCWPAGHGILSNIFFDPKRGRFDHSYDADWRTGCETMWEAAERQGVVAAALQIAGRGSGTRGKLATHANWPRPHMTDDQVVERAIELLSMKGADRPRLIALYFTGPDGTAHRTGTLSANTLTVVRRSDAIVGKLMKAIRALPREREATLIVGTDHGMMDVGPLINIARIMNKHEIKGRVAAAGASAYIYLNKNEDAARVERVLKGYGSAFDVYRRGSHPAFAKLGTGPRTGDLLLVAKAPHWIEGPEVFPDYAHMLGVTTVWPEIFTPPVSVQRAAHGYDPATVTQMHGIFYAWGSGVAKGKRFGRIDIVDVHPTVMALLGLKPGKGAQGKALALGR
- the lptG gene encoding LPS export ABC transporter permease LptG, with amino-acid sequence MNISWTLSYYLGRQFLLVVLLTFAVFLTLIFTIELVELLRRGANKPGVTFGLLASMALMELPRVGGKTLPFAFLFGGMAAFLRLSRNNELVVARAAGVSVWQFIAPALVVSFVIGSFVVTVYNPLSATLATQFRQFEAKYIDQRTNFLALSSNGLWLRQADSTGQSVVHALRMSEQGVELFDVTIFLYGNANTFLGRIDAREAVLRDGHWALNDVWVLLTNDQPRHYETYQQETSLTAEQVQESFARPDTISFWDLPNFIQTAEAAGFSARRYKLHFHQILATPALLCTMVLVAAAFSMRTARSGGFIQVVLGGIFSGFLVYFLSDLSLALGLSGILPTLLAAWAPSVVVMLLGLAVLFHLEDG
- a CDS encoding DNA polymerase III subunit chi, which translates into the protein MTEVLFYHLQNAPLERVLPQLLERSLERGWQAVVRAGGAERLEALNNALWTYSDDSFLPHGSRDDGPPETTPIFLTTGDENPNGAKVLFLVDGAAPGPLDGYERCVLMFDGRDDLAVGAAREHWKVLKAEGHDATYWQQNDAGKWEKRA
- the lptF gene encoding LPS export ABC transporter permease LptF → MLKGLSRYIFVQALGPFVVATVVLTGIIWLTQALRMLDVMITQGQTLVAFFQLTALALPSTLIIVLPISLFCALLYTLHKLIADSEIVVMFSAGVSLWAVAKPILAIAMAVSFIVLSFSVYIAPAGMRELKSRIYDIRTDVTSSMIREGTFTNPTTGLTVYVRERAPDGTTHGVLVHDSRNPNEPITYMAETGSMVQGPRGPLLVMFNGNIQRVSRDEAKERGAATLLFFDKYTFDLSPYLKNQPALVYEGRERYFNELVNPSADDTYGQSHRNKLLADAHERLAEGIFPMALALIALAALLPAPFNRRGYAMRMAAAAGAALVLRVAGFALANTSKNDLSIVPLVYLVPLAACAISLAIVGGVRFGPILQRLPLPRLPGSGARS
- a CDS encoding LPS-assembly protein LptD, which translates into the protein MTRGQWMGFGGCDLWKGGRVVAMALALCLPAAGAALAQGGTQALAGGPERSFQQSGEVLMQADELTYDHDTRVVTATGHVEIAFGSRVLLADRVTYEETTGVVTADGNVSLLDPQGDVAFADRLVLRNEMKDGVIQTLRVLLSDNSRLAGHDVVRTGGNMTTMHRAVYSPCDICEEKGQTTPLWQIKAFRVIHNREEQRIIYEDAYLEFFGIPVAYVPYFSQPDPTVKRQSGFLPPKLASSSDLGQEVEIPYYWAIAPDKDVTLSPRFTTKEGVIYKGEYRQRIESGQFKMFGTGTWPHTQTAGTPGDADFRGSLFGDGDFVVNEHWRWGFQTELTTDDTYLRKYDMSLATDLINNVNATYVDGRNSFTADAYYFRGLLAADSNATTPWVAPILQYNYSYPEQVAGGRVGFAANAMVLERSAGASSRRISAEVEWDRRRTSAAGIVYRLFASLRGDIYSVEDVPNPSVPGTTFASTTMARGLPTIGTEWSYPLARSDNGFRQVIEPIVQLIYSPDVGNTVKIPDEDSLSFEFDDTNLFSEDRFVGLDRWETGARANVGVRYSVFLPGGGQASALLGQSFRVHDNTSLTPDTGLSDQSSDYVGRISVAPSDDLLVTYRFRIDDERYKIRRNEVNLIGQTGRLSGQFGYAYFAADQSVTFISREEVFLGATVRLDEYWSLFGRTRYDIANDRAVASRIGVGYEDECFDFALSFNQSFIRDRDIEPESSVTLQITLKTLGAARVAGAPGIN
- a CDS encoding MBL fold metallo-hydrolase produces the protein MPVWLRRTLISLGVLAVVAGGAYYWLIVESRMPSDAAFALDIGEIRRMVAATPGDKPASVEVERVGAFQFPATAIVAGDGWGSRDMPVFSFRLVYPDTSIIVDTALNEELGQGNLVSFDADAYARMEAAMTSASLIVITHEHMDHIGGLTAHPDLEAVLPSTKLTREQVENPARSVPARFPDGALDGYQPLEYEQYRVVAPGVALIKAPGHTPGSQMVYVQKANGEELLLIGDVAWHFRNIELLRERARLVTQFYLNEDRTAVFGQLAALFRLNQAEPDIAIVPGHDAGVVDGLLEAGILTLGFSVE
- a CDS encoding peptidylprolyl isomerase, which encodes MKSDMLASAGTPAGGRLFRSIRGVALACIFVSASLPAGTAIAQDTNQTTDSQAIAAIVNDQIISSYDLEQRVKLVMVSSGIPNTPENVSRIRDQVLRSLVDEYLQRQEARRLNINVTQEELNTALGRIAQRSNMTVEQIEEFLKEGGVSRSALEAQIASDIAWNRVVQQQFGGLVTVGQNEIDEVLRRLEEEADQPRYLISEILITFDSPGHAEEIAAGTQRLVEQMREGAPFEAVARQFSQSASAANGGDIGWVHASQLPDGVGDVVANMQTGMISDPIRTMNGFYIIEVRSMQTGTGADPMRDQYSLMQVLLPLTPDAEAAAVNRRAREAQEFRSQVTSCEMGAELIRKYLSGTSSPPQQVIAGQLEPRVRQAVARVPVGGVTEPIRSERGVEMLVVCAHRPAQGEMPTREQIDDTLYEQQLSMMGRRHLRDLRRDAVVVYR
- a CDS encoding leucyl aminopeptidase, producing MNISFADISLAKPGALAVLVTEGASPRGAAADLDGKTGGALKRAMKAAGFSGKAGSVLEVIGTRGVAAGRILLVGLGKSADLSAAGMEKAGGELIGRIEKTKETSLSIVLDGISAAKLPAGEAAARIAFGARLRAYRFDKYKTKKKTDESKAGLKSLTVMTRAAASARKDYATLSKIADGMFLTRELVNEPPNVLFPGEFAKRARALSKLGVKVEVLGEAQMKKLGMGALLGVGHGSQHESHLVVMRWTGGKAGEKPVAFVGKGVCFDTGGISLKPPAGMEDMKGDMGGAACVTGLMHALAARKAKVNAVGVIGLVENMPDGKAQRPGDIVTSMSGQTIEIINTDAEGRLVLADALWYTQNRFKPKFMVDLATLTGAIMVALGKEYAGLFSNNDKLSKQLSEAGEAESEKVWRMPMGAAYDKQIDSQFADMKNTGGRDGGSITAAQFLERFVNKTTWAHLDIAGTAMASPKTAINQSWGSGWGVRLLNRLVADHYEA